One part of the Gossypium raimondii isolate GPD5lz chromosome 1, ASM2569854v1, whole genome shotgun sequence genome encodes these proteins:
- the LOC105784886 gene encoding thioredoxin H1 translates to MAEEGQVIACHTVDSWNQQLEMGNQSKKLVVVDFTASWCGPCRFISPILVDLAKKLPNVIFLKVDVDELNTVAQEWAIEAMPTFVFLKEGTIIDKVVGARKEELQQKIAFHSSNPVQTA, encoded by the exons ATGGCGGAAGAGGGACAAGTAATCGCCTGCCACACTGTTGATTCATGGAACCAGCAGCTCGAGATGGGAAACCAGTCCAAGAAACTG GTGGTGGTGGATTTCACAGCATCATGGTGCGGGCCATGCCGTTTTATATCGCCAATCCTGGTGGATCTTGCTAAGAAGCTGCCCAACGTCATATTCTTGAAGGTGGACGTGGATGAACTGAAT ACTGTGGCTCAGGAGTGGGCTATTGAGGCGATGCCAACTTTTGTGTTTCTGAAAGAAGGCACCATAATTGACAAGGTTGTGGGTGCAAGGAAAGAAGAATTGCAGCAGAAAATTGCCTTTCATTCATCTAACCCGGTGCAGACAGCatga